The following DNA comes from Hyphococcus flavus.
TTACGAAACCATCCGTCTCGTGATTGGTTTTAGCGCGCGAGTTGGCGGCGAACGGAAATTTGCCAACTTTGTACTCAACGCCTTCGTCCTTTAGCTGCTCTTCTGATTTTCCAACGGCGGCGACTTCTGGATAGGTGTAAACGACGCTTGGCACCGTATCGTAATTTACATGGCCTGCCTTGCCCGCGATTAACTCGATGCAGGCGACGCCGTCATCTTCCGCCTTGTGGGCGAGCATCGGCCCCGTAATGCAATCGCCGATGGCCCAAACGCCAGGCACGCTGGTTTTGAAATGGTCCGTTTCTATAAACCCGCGCTTGTCGCTCTTGACTCCGATCGTTTCAAGCCCAAGCCCAACCGTATGTGGACGGCGCCCGATGGCGACCAGAACCGCGTTGCAGTCGATAACGGACTCATCACCATCAGCGGCGGGTTCAACCGTCAAATGCACGCCGCGTTCAGATGTTTTGGCGCCTGTAACTTTGGACGATAATTTGAAATCAACGCCCTGCTTTTTCAGAATACGCTGAAACTGTTTTGAAACCTCGCCATCCATAGTCGGCAGGATGCGGTCGAGAAACTCAACCACCGTCACTTTCGAACCGAGCCGCCGCCACACAGACCCAAGCTCCAGCCCGATGACGCCGCCGCCAATCACCACCAGATGATCCGGTACATTAGCAAAATCCAGCGCACCAGTAGACGAAACGATTTGCTTTTCATCAATCTCAACTCCAGGCAGAGGCGTCACCTCAGAGCCCGTGGCGATCACGATGTTTTTTGTGTTGAGTTCCTGTTCCCTATCACCATCGGAACCGGAAACCAGAACACGATTGGGCGCGAGGATTTCACCCGTCCCCAGAAACACATCGACCTTGTTCTTTTTCATCAGGAATTCGACGCCTTTGGTAAGGCCTTCGACGGCGTCGTCTTTTTGTTTCTGCATCTGCTGCAGATCGAGTTTTAATCCGCCAGTGTTTATGCCGATCCCTTCGAAATCTTTCTCCGCGATCTCATATAGCTGCGAAGCATGAAGAAGCGCCTTTGACGGGATGCAACCGACATTGAGGCACGTGCCGCCGAGCTTTTTCGTGTCGCGCTTTTCAATGATCGCCGTTTTAAGCCCAAGCTGCCCAGCTCTGATTGCCGCATTATAGCCGCCGGGGCCTGCGCCGATGATCACGACGTCATATTGATCGCTCATTATCTATCCTTATTCCGTTCGAATGGCGGCGAAGCCATTAACACGAACTAGAGGTCCAGCAACAGCCGCTGCGGGTCTTCGAGATTTTCTTTAAGGCGCA
Coding sequences within:
- the lpdA gene encoding dihydrolipoyl dehydrogenase, with translation MSDQYDVVIIGAGPGGYNAAIRAGQLGLKTAIIEKRDTKKLGGTCLNVGCIPSKALLHASQLYEIAEKDFEGIGINTGGLKLDLQQMQKQKDDAVEGLTKGVEFLMKKNKVDVFLGTGEILAPNRVLVSGSDGDREQELNTKNIVIATGSEVTPLPGVEIDEKQIVSSTGALDFANVPDHLVVIGGGVIGLELGSVWRRLGSKVTVVEFLDRILPTMDGEVSKQFQRILKKQGVDFKLSSKVTGAKTSERGVHLTVEPAADGDESVIDCNAVLVAIGRRPHTVGLGLETIGVKSDKRGFIETDHFKTSVPGVWAIGDCITGPMLAHKAEDDGVACIELIAGKAGHVNYDTVPSVVYTYPEVAAVGKSEEQLKDEGVEYKVGKFPFAANSRAKTNHETDGFVKVLADAKTDRVLGVHIVGVEAGELIAEAVSVMEFGGASEDIARTCHAHPTRSEAVRQAAMGVEGWTMQA